AGTGTCATCTATATTCCGGAAACTTTCCATACATTACAACCGTTACTTTCTGTAATTCCGCTGCAGCTTCTTGCTTATCATGTTGCTGATCTGCGTGGTTATGATGTCGATCAACCGAGAAATCTGGCGAAAAGTGTGACAGTTGAGTAAATTCTAAAACTTGCCATCCGGTAGCTATCGGATGGCAAGTTTTTATATAAACCACAATGCATGTCCGAGAAAGATCGATCAAAACAAAAGGGATCATTTTCAGAAAAACTCCATTTAAAGAATCGAGTTTGATCCTGGAAGTTTTCTCAAAAGATATGGGAAAGATCTCGGTAATTGCTAAAGGGATCAAAAAGGAAAAAAGCAAAAGTACCGGTCTGATAGAGATTCTTAATGAACTGGAATTTGTTCTTCATAAAAGTTCCGCATCCGAATGGTATATTTTAAAATCGCAAAGTCTGATCAAAGCTTATTTATTTGAGACGGATTTTCAAACAAATGTAGTGATGCAGGCAGCTGTTGAAATATATCGGCAAATGATCATTTCTGAAATTGATGCGGAGAATTATTATGATCTGCTC
The Candidatus Cloacimonadota bacterium genome window above contains:
- a CDS encoding glutamine--fructose-6-phosphate aminotransferase; the encoded protein is SVIYIPETFHTLQPLLSVIPLQLLAYHVADLRGYDVDQPRNLAKSVTVE